A single Buteo buteo chromosome 17, bButBut1.hap1.1, whole genome shotgun sequence DNA region contains:
- the PUM2 gene encoding pumilio homolog 2 isoform X8 — MNHEFQALALESRGMGELLPAKKFWEPDDSAKDGQKGIFLGDEWRETAWGTPHHSMSQPIMVQRKPGQGFHGNSEVNAVLSPRSESGGLGVSMVEYVLSSSPADKLDSRFRKGAFGTRDAETDGPEKGDQKGKASPFEEDKNRDLKQGDDEDVTKINGRGLPNGMDADCKDFNRTPGSRQASPTEVAERLGPNPSTTEGLGPLPNPTAHKPLVEEFSNPENQNLDAMEQVGLDSLQFDYPGNQVQMDSSGATVGLFDYNSQQQLFQRTNALTVQQLTAAQQQQYALAAAQQPHIAGVFSAGLAPAAFVPNPYIISAAPPGTDPYTAAGLAAAATLAGPAVVPPQYYGVPWGVYPANLFQQQAAAANTTANQQAASQAQQGQQPVLRAGATQRPLTPNQGQQGQQAESLAAAAAANPALAFGQGLATGMPGYQVLAPTAYYDQTGALVVGPGARTGLGAPVRLVASTPVIISSAAAQAAAAASAGGTANNLAGATNGLFRPLGAQPQQQQQQTNSSLQSNSFYGSNSLTNNSQSSSLFSHGPGQPGSTSLGFGSSSSLGAAIGSALGGFGSSVGSSASSSATRRDSLSTSSDLYKRSSSSLAPIGQPFYNSLGFSSSPSPIGMPLPSQTPGHSLTPPPSLSSHGSSSSLHLGGLTNGSGRYISAAPGAEAKYRSAASTSSLFSSTSQLFPPSRLRYSRSDIMPSGRSRLLEDFRNNRFPNLQLRDLVGHIVEFSQDQHGSRFIQQKLERATPAERQMVFNEILQAAYQLMTDVFGNYVIQKFFEFGSLDQKLALATRIRGHVLPLALQMYGCRVIQKALESISPDQQVINEMVKELDGHVLKCVKDQNGNHVVQKCIECVQPQSLQFIIDAFKGQVFVLSTHPYGCRVIQRILEHCTAEQTLPILEELHQHTEQLVQF, encoded by the exons ATGAATCATGAGTTTCAAGCTCTTGCCCTAGAATCTCGGGGAATGGGAGAG CTTTTACCTGCCAAAAAGTTTTGGGAACCTGATGATTCAGCAAAAGATGGACAAAAAGGGATATTCCTTGGTGATGAGTGGAGAGAGACTGCATGGGGAACTCCTC acCATTCTATGTCCCAACCTATTATGGTACAGAGAAAGCCTGGACAGGGTTTTCATGGAAACAGTGAAGTAAATGCTGTATTGTCTCCACGATCAGAAAGTGGTGGCCTTGGAGTGAGCATGGTAGAATATGTGTTAAGTTCCTCTCCAGCTGATAAATTGGATTCCCGGTTTAGGAAAGGAGCTTTT GGCACTAGAGATGCTGAAACAGATGGACCTGAGAAAGGAGATCAGAAAGGCAAGGCTTCTCCATTTGAGGAGGACAAAAACAGAGATCTTAAACAAGGAGATGATGAGGATGTTACTAAAATAAATGGCAGAGGTTTGCCAAATGGAATGGATGCCGATTGCAAAGATTTTAA TCGTACCCCTGGAAGTCGACAAGCCTCCCCAACAGAAGTAGCTGAACGCTTGGGCCCCAATCCCAGCACCACAGAAGGATTAGGTCCACTTCCCAATCCTACAGCCCACAAGCCTCTGGTAGAAGAATTCTCAAATCCAGAAAATCAGAATCTAGATGCCATGGAACAAGTCGGTCTTGATTCTCTACAGTTTGACTATCCTGGCAATCAGGTACAGATGGACTCTTCAGGAGCTACTGTAGGACTCTTTGACTACAATTCTCAGCAGCAG CTTTTCCAGAGGACTAATGCTCTGACTGTTCAACAGTTaacagcagcccagcagcagcaatacgcactggctgcagctcagcagccacACATAG CAGGCGTATTCTCAGCAGGCTTGGCTCCAGCTGCTTTTGTGCCAAACCCATACATTATCAGTGCTGCTCCTCCAGGTACTGACCCATACACTGCAGCTGGATTAGCTGCAGCAGCTACCCTAGCAG gtCCTGCTGTGGTTCCGCCTCAGTATTATGGTGTTCCATGGGGGGTGTATCCAGCCAATTTATTTCAGCagcaagctgcagcagcaaataCCACAGCAAATCAGCAAGCGgcttcacaggcacaacagggACAGCAACCG GTTCTGCGAGCTGGAGCAACTCAGCGCCCCCTTACTCCCAATCAGGGTCAGCAAGGGCAGCAGGCAGAGTCacttgcagcagctgcagcagcaaatcCAGCTTTGGCTTTTGGTCAGGGTCTTGCTACAGGCATGCCAG GCTATCAAGTACTAGCTCCCACTGCCTATTACGATCAGACTGGTGCCTTAGTAGTAGGCCCTGGAGCGAGAACTGGCCTTGGAGCACCAGTCAGATTGGTGGCCTCAACTCCTGTTATAATCAGTTCTGCAGCAGCACAAGCAG ctgcagctgcttcagCTGGAGGAACAGCAAACAATCTTGCAGGAGCTACGAACGGTCTATTTCGGCCACTTGGTGCCCAGCCgcagcaacagcaacagcaaacaaATAGTAGCCTACAATCCAATTCATTTTATGGCAGTAACTCTTTGACCAATAACTCCCAGAGCAGTTCCCTTTTTTCACATGGTCCTGGCCAACCAGGAAGCACATCTCTTGGCTTTGGAAGTAGCAGCTCTTTAGGAGCAGCTATCGGCTCTGCACTTGGTGGATTTGGCTCATCAG ttgGCAGTTCTGCAAGTAGTAGTGCCACAAGGAGAGATTCTCTATCTACTAGCTCTGACTTGTACAAAAGATCTAGTAGCAGCCTAGCACCCATAGGGCAGCCATTTTACAATAGTCTGggattttcctcctctccaaGTCCAATAGGCATGCCTCTGCCAAGCCAAACGCCAGGACATTCACTTACGCCACCGCCATCACTTTCATCACATGGATCCTCATCCAGTTTGCATTTag gaggacTGACAAATGGTAGTGGTCGCTATATTTCTGCAGCACCTGGAGCCGAAGCCAAGTATCGCAGTGCGGCAAGTACCTCCAGTCTTTTTAGCTCCACCAGTCAGCTCTTCCCTCCTTCACGCCTTCGTTACAGTAGGTCTGATATTATGCCTTCTGGACGTAGTCGATTGCTGGAAGATTTCAGAAACAATCGTTTCCCTAATCTTCAACTAAGAGACCTTGTTGGACATATTGTTGAATTTTCTCAAGACCAGCATGGTTCTAG ATTTATACAGCAAAAGCTGGAGCGAGCTACTCCAGCTGAGCGCCAGATGGTATTTAATGAGATCCTGCAAGCAGCATATCAATTGATGACTGATGTGTTTGGAAACTATGTAATACAGAAGTTCTTTGAG tttggAAGCCTGGATCAAAAGTTAGCCCTAGCAACACGCATACGTGGTCATGTTCTGCCGTTAGCCCTACAGATGTATGGTTGTCGTGTTATTCAGAAAGCACTTGAGTCAATCTCACCTGACCAGCAGGTAATT aatgaaaTGGTGAAAGAGTTGGATGGTCATGTTCTGAAATGCGTGAAAGACCAAAATGGAAACCACGTTGTACAAAAATGTATTGAGTGTGTTCAACCCCAGTCACTCCAGTTCATCATTGACGCATTCAAAGGACAG GTATTTGTACTTTCAACTCATCCATATGGTTGTAGAGTAATTCAGCGTATTCTGGAACACTGTACTGCTGAACAGACTTTGCCAATCTTAGAAGAACTGCATCAACACACGGAACAGCTAGTGCAG